In Aristaeella hokkaidonensis, the following are encoded in one genomic region:
- a CDS encoding LacI family DNA-binding transcriptional regulator: MSVKKATMRDIAKAVGTSAVTVSKALAGKSGMSDKLRSKIIKKADEMGYSYPRGTRNILHDHLEIGIVIPDKYFEPDSYYAILCKQLIKKLADLGHFGLLEILTPENEKEGVLPNLMTSGHADGLILLGEPAKAYYRKVAQAGVPIVFLDFYDEQANADAVAGDNSYGAYRLTSHLIRRGHTKIGFVGNTKATSSIMDRFLGYYRAMLLNDLQVREEWILPDRELTGGLVDPVLPDELPTAFVCNCDITARMLISLLKEKGYRVPEDISVTGFDDFPQGNPGDVPLSTFRIDTDSMIELAVKALLERCAGERKPFGRLVVGGQPVYRESEIPCTNSEL, translated from the coding sequence TTGTCAGTAAAGAAAGCGACGATGCGGGATATCGCCAAAGCCGTGGGAACCAGTGCGGTCACGGTTTCCAAGGCGCTGGCGGGTAAATCCGGCATGAGCGACAAGCTTCGCTCAAAGATTATCAAAAAAGCGGATGAGATGGGTTATTCGTATCCCCGGGGAACCCGGAATATCCTCCACGATCACCTGGAGATCGGGATCGTGATCCCGGATAAATACTTCGAGCCGGATTCCTATTACGCCATCCTCTGCAAGCAGCTGATCAAGAAGCTGGCGGACCTGGGACATTTCGGCCTGCTGGAGATCCTGACCCCGGAGAACGAAAAGGAAGGCGTCCTTCCCAACCTCATGACCTCCGGTCACGCGGACGGGCTGATCCTCCTGGGTGAGCCGGCCAAGGCTTATTACCGCAAGGTCGCGCAGGCCGGGGTGCCCATCGTGTTCCTGGATTTCTATGATGAGCAGGCCAACGCCGACGCGGTTGCCGGCGATAACAGCTACGGCGCCTACCGGCTGACCAGCCACCTGATCCGCCGGGGACATACAAAAATCGGCTTCGTCGGCAACACCAAAGCCACCAGCAGTATCATGGACCGCTTCCTGGGTTATTACCGGGCGATGCTGCTCAACGACCTGCAGGTGCGGGAGGAGTGGATCCTTCCGGACCGCGAGCTGACCGGCGGCCTGGTGGATCCGGTTCTGCCGGATGAGCTTCCCACCGCTTTCGTCTGCAACTGCGATATCACCGCCCGGATGCTGATCAGCCTCCTCAAAGAGAAGGGCTACCGGGTTCCGGAGGATATCTCCGTCACCGGTTTTGATGACTTCCCCCAGGGCAATCCCGGGGATGTGCCGCTCAGCACCTTCCGCATTGATACCGACAGCATGATCGAGCTGGCAGTCAAAGCCCTGCTGGAGCGCTGTGCCGGAGAACGCAAGCCCTTCGGCCGCCTGGTTGTCGGCGGACAGCCCGTTTACAGGGAATCGGAAATCCCCTGTACCAATTCAGAATTATGA
- a CDS encoding glycoside hydrolase family 130 protein — translation MSEVKILNAGSLPNIPWQDRPADLKTETPVWRYSENPVLGRNPTPEIARIFNSAVVPWEDGYIAVLRGEQVNGVPYVYLGHSKDGIHWDVEREKVPFTDEDGNPMMPHYAYDPRLVKVEDTYYIIWCGDFHGASIGMAKTKDFKTFTRLENPFIPFNRNAVLFPRKINGTFRLFSRPSDSGHTPFGDIFLSESPDMVFWGKHRHVMGSGGEWWQGVKIGAGAAPIETTEGWLLFYHGVSSTCNGFVYSMGGAILDINEPSKVLYRCANYLLTPEEPYEVSGFVPNVVFPCATLQDGDTGRIAIYYGAADTHVGLAFTTVDSVVNYIKSHSVLHYGDDEAKHNY, via the coding sequence ATGTCTGAAGTTAAGATTTTGAACGCCGGTTCCCTCCCCAATATTCCCTGGCAGGATCGTCCCGCGGATCTGAAAACCGAGACTCCCGTATGGCGTTACTCTGAGAACCCGGTGCTGGGCCGCAATCCCACCCCTGAAATTGCCCGGATCTTCAACAGCGCCGTCGTGCCGTGGGAAGACGGCTACATCGCGGTGCTCCGCGGCGAGCAGGTCAACGGCGTTCCCTACGTCTACCTCGGTCATTCCAAAGACGGCATCCACTGGGATGTGGAGCGGGAAAAGGTTCCCTTCACCGATGAAGACGGCAACCCCATGATGCCCCATTACGCCTATGATCCCCGCCTCGTGAAGGTGGAAGATACCTATTACATCATCTGGTGCGGAGATTTCCACGGCGCCTCCATCGGCATGGCGAAGACGAAGGACTTCAAAACCTTCACCCGCCTGGAGAATCCCTTTATCCCCTTCAACCGCAACGCGGTACTCTTCCCCCGGAAGATCAACGGAACCTTCCGTCTCTTCTCCCGGCCTTCCGACAGCGGCCATACACCCTTCGGCGATATCTTCCTCAGCGAGAGCCCGGACATGGTGTTCTGGGGCAAGCATCGTCATGTGATGGGCAGCGGCGGAGAATGGTGGCAGGGCGTCAAGATCGGCGCCGGCGCCGCCCCGATTGAAACCACTGAAGGCTGGCTGCTCTTCTATCACGGCGTTTCCTCCACCTGCAACGGCTTTGTCTATTCCATGGGCGGCGCCATCCTGGATATCAACGAGCCCAGCAAGGTTCTCTACCGCTGCGCCAACTACCTGCTGACGCCGGAAGAACCCTATGAAGTCAGCGGCTTCGTGCCCAATGTGGTCTTCCCCTGCGCCACCCTGCAGGATGGGGACACCGGCCGCATCGCCATCTACTACGGCGCAGCCGACACACATGTCGGCCTGGCCTTCACCACCGTGGACTCCGTCGTCAACTACATCAAATCCCACAGCGTCCTCCACTATGGCGACGACGAGGCCAAACACAATTACTGA
- a CDS encoding glycoside hydrolase family 130 protein, translating into MSSYEQLISLPNPVDSRFYNGLFSRYANPVLTRDHIPPFWMYDANPDTNPFMMQRLGVNATLNSGAIKLNGKYCLVVRVEGMDRKSFFAVAESDKPTEGFRFRDYPVILPDTEKQETNVYDMRLTAHEDGWIYGVFCSESKDTRSADLSAAVAAAGIVRTKDLETWERLPNLITLNSPQQRNVVLHPEFVDGKYAFYTRPMDDFIETGSGGGIGFGLCGDITHPVIGEEKIISRRKYHTLTESKNGAGAVPIKTDRGWIHIAHGVRNTAAGLRYVLYAFATDLNDPSRIIAEPSGMLLGPLGRERTGDVSNVVFTNGAIADDDGRVYIYYASSDTRMHVAETDLERLKDYVFNTPEDPLRSADCVRQRADLIRRNLEYLKERR; encoded by the coding sequence ATGTCCTCCTATGAGCAATTAATCTCCCTCCCCAACCCCGTTGATTCCCGCTTCTACAACGGCCTTTTTTCCCGCTACGCCAACCCCGTCCTCACCCGGGACCATATTCCTCCCTTCTGGATGTATGACGCGAATCCAGACACCAATCCCTTTATGATGCAGCGTCTGGGCGTCAATGCCACCCTGAACAGCGGCGCCATCAAGCTGAACGGCAAATATTGCCTGGTGGTTCGCGTGGAAGGCATGGACCGAAAGAGCTTCTTCGCCGTGGCGGAAAGCGACAAGCCTACCGAAGGCTTCCGTTTCCGGGATTATCCGGTCATCCTGCCGGATACGGAAAAGCAGGAAACCAACGTCTATGACATGCGCCTGACTGCCCATGAGGACGGCTGGATCTACGGCGTCTTCTGCTCCGAGAGCAAGGATACCCGCAGCGCCGATCTTTCCGCCGCCGTTGCCGCGGCGGGCATCGTCCGGACAAAGGACCTGGAAACCTGGGAGCGCCTTCCGAACCTGATTACCCTGAATTCTCCCCAGCAGCGGAACGTGGTGCTCCATCCGGAGTTCGTGGATGGCAAGTACGCCTTCTATACCCGTCCCATGGACGACTTCATCGAGACCGGCTCCGGCGGGGGCATCGGTTTCGGCCTTTGCGGGGATATCACCCATCCGGTCATCGGCGAGGAGAAGATCATTTCCCGCCGGAAGTACCACACCCTGACCGAGTCCAAGAACGGTGCCGGTGCCGTGCCCATCAAGACGGACCGCGGCTGGATCCACATCGCCCACGGCGTGCGGAACACCGCCGCCGGACTGCGGTATGTGCTGTACGCCTTTGCGACAGATCTCAATGATCCCTCCCGCATCATTGCGGAGCCCTCCGGCATGCTCCTCGGTCCCCTCGGCCGGGAGCGCACCGGCGATGTGAGCAACGTTGTCTTCACCAACGGCGCCATCGCGGATGATGACGGCCGGGTCTATATCTACTATGCCTCTTCCGATACCCGCATGCATGTGGCGGAAACGGATCTGGAGAGACTCAAGGACTATGTGTTCAACACCCCGGAGGATCCGCTCCGCAGCGCGGACTGCGTCCGCCAGCGGGCCGACCTGATCCGCCGGAATCTGGAATACCTGAAGGAAAGAAGGTAA
- a CDS encoding sialate O-acetylesterase translates to MLKPASLFTDGAVLCRRKEIRVFGDVSEGLTVTVRLLSREGTLLGEGSARAEGTRFLVSLPPQEAQAGCRLVIQAGDEQAEADDVAIGEVFLAGGQSNMELELRNADEGPEIIRQYDDPLLRFFNVPKQSVQGPAQQKAVAETRWQAVSPGTGGVNSAVAYFFAAMLRERIPEIPVGIIGCYWGGTSVTCWMEEDVLRTEPEGVRYLEEYEALTAGKSMETWQEEENLFQETFGAWCSKVDEYKQSHPGAPWADIEAACGFVPWNPPAGPGSPYRPAGLAVTMVREIVPVTLTGILFYQGEEDTGKTDHYDTLLTLLIRTWRKLFRDEALPFLFVQLPMWVDQNGIDTFRWPLLRKAQAAVRDAVPGTGMICLLDQGEYGNIHPTAKRPVGERLAELAGIMLYGAGEVSPRALDLTPQGDTLSIRLSAPVQFRGETAALLEIAGADGSYVPARAEIRGDRLLLRADSIRQPVHARYAWTDYAAQVPFFGENNLPLEPFDF, encoded by the coding sequence ATGCTGAAACCGGCGTCTCTGTTCACCGACGGCGCAGTGCTGTGCAGACGGAAAGAGATCCGGGTCTTCGGGGATGTCTCCGAAGGGCTGACCGTAACTGTCCGGCTCCTCAGCCGGGAGGGTACCCTTCTGGGGGAAGGCTCCGCCCGGGCGGAAGGCACCCGTTTCCTGGTTTCCCTGCCCCCGCAGGAAGCGCAGGCAGGCTGCCGTCTGGTCATCCAGGCGGGTGATGAGCAGGCCGAAGCGGACGACGTGGCCATCGGCGAGGTCTTCCTTGCCGGCGGCCAGAGTAACATGGAGCTGGAGCTGCGCAACGCGGATGAAGGACCGGAAATCATCCGGCAATATGATGATCCGCTCCTGCGGTTCTTCAACGTCCCGAAGCAGTCCGTGCAGGGCCCGGCCCAGCAAAAGGCTGTGGCGGAAACCCGCTGGCAGGCCGTTTCTCCCGGAACCGGCGGGGTTAACAGCGCGGTGGCTTATTTCTTCGCCGCGATGCTCCGGGAGCGCATTCCGGAGATCCCGGTCGGTATCATCGGCTGCTACTGGGGCGGCACTTCCGTCACCTGCTGGATGGAGGAAGACGTCCTCCGCACCGAACCGGAAGGCGTCCGCTACCTGGAGGAATATGAAGCCCTCACCGCCGGCAAAAGCATGGAAACCTGGCAGGAGGAAGAGAACCTCTTCCAGGAAACCTTCGGTGCCTGGTGCAGCAAGGTGGATGAGTACAAGCAGTCCCATCCGGGAGCCCCCTGGGCGGACATCGAAGCCGCCTGCGGGTTTGTTCCCTGGAACCCTCCGGCGGGGCCCGGTTCTCCTTACCGGCCTGCCGGGCTGGCCGTCACCATGGTGCGGGAGATTGTGCCCGTCACGCTGACCGGCATCCTGTTCTACCAGGGGGAAGAGGACACCGGCAAAACCGATCACTATGATACCCTGCTGACCCTGCTGATCCGCACCTGGCGAAAACTGTTCCGGGATGAGGCTCTGCCCTTCCTGTTTGTGCAGCTTCCCATGTGGGTGGACCAGAACGGGATAGACACTTTCCGCTGGCCCCTGCTCCGCAAAGCCCAGGCCGCGGTACGGGACGCCGTACCGGGCACCGGGATGATCTGCCTGCTGGACCAGGGAGAATACGGCAACATACACCCCACCGCGAAGCGCCCCGTGGGCGAGCGCCTGGCGGAACTGGCCGGTATCATGCTGTACGGTGCCGGAGAAGTTTCTCCCCGGGCACTGGATCTGACGCCGCAGGGAGATACGCTTTCCATCCGTCTTTCCGCGCCCGTTCAGTTCCGCGGTGAAACTGCCGCCCTGCTGGAGATTGCGGGTGCCGACGGCAGTTATGTTCCCGCCCGGGCGGAGATCCGCGGAGACCGGCTCCTGCTCCGTGCGGACAGCATCAGACAGCCGGTGCATGCCCGCTATGCCTGGACAGACTACGCGGCGCAGGTTCCCTTCTTCGGGGAGAACAATCTGCCGCTTGAACCCTTTGATTTCTAA
- a CDS encoding type I phosphomannose isomerase catalytic subunit yields the protein MNVYPLVMAPSFRHGPETPWGGHALKELFGKNSPDEITGESLEVSALPGHESRVVNGEYAGKTLRDLFPLWGKCLTGREENGFPLLLKLLDTRQPLSVQVHPDDSYALSHEGKPGKSEAWYILDAAPGAQLVYGIDTHGQSLRSVLDEGRLESSLCRTEVHAGDVFYIPAGTVHALGSGIRCYEIQQASDLTYRLWDWGRIGKDGKPRPLHIEQALSVSRSGVLPRQTGEPEELPGGRRTLLVSDPHFQLYAYDLDGRMTLPTGKMQFLTATAKGCALCWENHRETLLPWQTAVLPAALPDVSVEGFGRFLISTAV from the coding sequence ATGAACGTCTATCCGCTTGTTATGGCACCTTCCTTCCGGCATGGGCCGGAGACCCCCTGGGGCGGTCACGCGCTGAAGGAGCTTTTCGGCAAAAACTCGCCGGATGAAATCACCGGCGAAAGCCTGGAAGTTTCCGCCCTGCCCGGTCATGAAAGCCGGGTTGTCAACGGGGAATACGCCGGCAAAACCCTGCGGGATCTCTTCCCGCTCTGGGGCAAGTGTTTAACTGGCCGAGAAGAAAACGGTTTCCCGCTCCTGCTGAAGCTGCTGGATACCCGCCAGCCCCTGTCCGTCCAGGTTCATCCGGATGACAGCTATGCCCTCTCCCATGAAGGCAAGCCCGGCAAAAGCGAAGCCTGGTATATCCTGGACGCCGCTCCCGGAGCGCAGCTGGTTTACGGAATCGACACCCATGGCCAGTCCCTGCGTTCTGTCCTGGATGAGGGCAGGCTGGAAAGCAGCCTCTGCCGGACGGAAGTCCATGCGGGCGACGTGTTCTATATTCCTGCCGGAACCGTTCATGCCCTGGGTTCCGGTATCCGCTGCTATGAAATCCAGCAGGCCAGCGATCTCACCTACCGCCTCTGGGACTGGGGCCGGATCGGAAAAGACGGCAAGCCACGGCCCCTGCACATTGAGCAGGCGCTCTCCGTCTCCAGATCCGGTGTGCTTCCCCGCCAGACCGGCGAACCGGAAGAGCTGCCCGGCGGCCGGCGTACGCTGCTGGTCAGCGATCCCCACTTCCAGCTGTATGCTTATGACCTGGACGGGAGGATGACCCTGCCCACAGGCAAAATGCAGTTCCTGACCGCCACAGCCAAAGGCTGCGCCCTGTGCTGGGAGAATCATCGGGAAACCCTTCTCCCCTGGCAAACCGCTGTTCTCCCTGCCGCCCTTCCGGACGTCTCCGTTGAAGGCTTTGGTCGTTTCCTCATTTCAACCGCTGTCTAA
- a CDS encoding ABC transporter ATP-binding protein yields the protein MTFKESKDNPLHRDFGLWSNTRFVLNRMRKYCPIVFLLAFTDLFCASVQSYLGGFLSKFIMDTITIDLPLAEKQHRLIIIIIIGALVALAFSFARIIAGSMVWPRYIYIRTGVIHERVAKAMRMNYALLEKPEALDLHQRAQNSTDGNNNGFEGMMHLMQDLGKNLFTTIVTFTAVLVLDFRLILALTVMGVLSFLYYRVILKKDKKEVWDRLAPVWRKSSYMARVTQQPEYAKDIRLFSMVPFLLKKQRAVFETREERIDYHQDLWNRNMLFGQAMNVICRFLTYAVLYFAVIREINPMSIGSFTLYLALANAFSGALIYLLQRFGDFNRASMEVDDLRSFLEMNSESTEDLLPLPETDSLELQFHDVSYRYPEAEKDALSHLNLTLHPGEKLAVVGLNGAGKTTMIKLLLRLYDPTEGLITLNGTDIRKYPREDYYRLFSPVFQNVELFALPLAENVSMLPMQETDREKAATCLREAGLADKLDELPKGLDTELLKIASEEGVDLSGGEKQKLALARALYKGAPVVVLDEPTAALDALAEKQLYERFDRMIGKKSAVYISHRLASTRFCDRIAMFMDGRLEEYGTHDELMAKGGEYAHLFDVQAQYYREHPEGEEDAE from the coding sequence ATGACATTTAAGGAAAGTAAAGATAATCCCCTGCACCGGGACTTCGGTCTCTGGTCCAACACCCGTTTTGTCCTCAACCGGATGCGGAAGTACTGCCCCATTGTATTTCTGCTGGCCTTCACGGATCTGTTCTGCGCTTCTGTCCAGAGTTACCTTGGCGGTTTCCTGTCCAAGTTCATCATGGACACAATCACAATTGATTTGCCCCTGGCGGAAAAGCAGCACCGGCTGATCATAATCATTATCATCGGCGCGCTCGTAGCCCTTGCCTTCTCCTTTGCCAGGATTATTGCCGGCAGCATGGTCTGGCCCCGGTATATCTATATCCGGACCGGCGTCATCCATGAGCGGGTGGCGAAGGCCATGCGCATGAATTACGCGCTGCTAGAAAAGCCGGAAGCCCTGGATCTTCACCAGCGCGCCCAGAACTCTACCGACGGCAACAACAACGGCTTCGAAGGCATGATGCACCTCATGCAGGACCTGGGCAAGAACCTCTTCACCACCATCGTCACCTTCACGGCCGTCCTCGTGCTGGATTTCCGGCTGATCCTGGCCCTGACGGTGATGGGCGTCCTCTCTTTCCTGTACTACCGGGTGATCCTGAAAAAGGATAAAAAGGAAGTCTGGGACCGGCTGGCTCCCGTCTGGCGGAAAAGCAGCTACATGGCCCGCGTCACCCAGCAGCCGGAATACGCCAAGGATATCCGCCTGTTCTCCATGGTGCCGTTCCTGCTGAAAAAGCAGCGTGCCGTTTTTGAAACCCGGGAGGAGCGGATTGATTACCATCAGGACCTCTGGAACCGGAACATGCTCTTCGGCCAGGCGATGAACGTCATCTGCCGGTTCCTCACCTATGCCGTCCTCTACTTTGCGGTGATCCGTGAAATCAACCCCATGTCCATCGGCAGCTTCACCCTGTACCTGGCCCTGGCCAACGCCTTCTCCGGCGCGCTGATTTACCTGCTGCAGCGGTTTGGTGATTTCAACCGTGCTTCCATGGAAGTGGACGATCTCCGCTCCTTCCTGGAGATGAACAGCGAAAGCACCGAAGACCTGCTGCCCCTGCCGGAAACGGATTCCCTGGAACTGCAGTTCCACGACGTTTCCTACCGTTATCCGGAGGCGGAAAAGGATGCCCTTTCCCACCTGAACCTGACCCTGCATCCCGGGGAAAAGCTGGCGGTGGTCGGCCTGAACGGCGCCGGCAAAACCACCATGATCAAGCTCCTGCTCCGGCTGTATGATCCCACAGAGGGATTGATCACCCTGAACGGGACGGATATCCGGAAATATCCGCGGGAGGATTATTACCGCCTGTTCTCCCCGGTTTTCCAGAATGTTGAACTCTTTGCCCTGCCCCTGGCGGAGAACGTCTCCATGCTGCCCATGCAGGAAACAGACCGTGAGAAAGCCGCCACCTGCCTGCGGGAAGCCGGTCTCGCTGACAAGCTGGATGAACTGCCGAAGGGCCTGGATACGGAGCTGCTGAAGATTGCCTCGGAGGAGGGTGTCGACCTGTCCGGCGGCGAAAAGCAGAAGCTTGCCCTGGCCCGGGCGCTGTATAAAGGCGCGCCGGTAGTCGTGCTGGATGAACCCACCGCCGCCCTGGACGCCCTGGCGGAGAAGCAGCTTTATGAACGTTTTGACCGGATGATCGGTAAAAAAAGCGCCGTCTATATTTCCCACCGCCTGGCTTCCACCCGTTTCTGTGACCGGATCGCCATGTTTATGGACGGCCGGCTGGAGGAATACGGCACCCACGACGAGCTGATGGCCAAAGGCGGCGAATACGCCCATCTCTTTGATGTGCAGGCACAGTATTACCGGGAGCATCCCGAAGGAGAGGAGGATGCCGAATGA
- a CDS encoding ABC transporter ATP-binding protein, producing the protein MKKLKEIIRLMFPVAAKRFPLFFPLEALKTLCDILMPFIAIFVTPLIVDELVGGKDLTRLFVYAGILILGECLLTVIRQLSVNQLGKYKERLDNYFTRLISEHAMGLDYQLTEDKKLLDQLEKTNTGMSWYSEGVYGISEQIFSFIGNAVKIVGLVTVIALHTPLLLAVILLCVCLNAYLMRLSSKVELKAFERLSKVNRMFGYYGWEMVDFRYGKDIRLYDASGMLLNKWDGFSEESYQGWKWQADTTRKYSLIQGALAVFQTAFTYGYTALKTIGGVFSLGIFTQMVSAAESLFNTLGGIASNITDLLKKTNYAYEYVIFMNYPQAMPKGDKPVQAGEHRIEFRNVSFAYPGTEKKVLDGVNLTVEKGERLSIVGLNGAGKTTLIKLLCRLYDPTDGQILLDGTDIREYDYDQYMKQFSPVFQDFRLFGFTVSENVTLKGRENMDEKDRLRVSDLLKQAGLEKFADKLESGEDAKLFKYMEEDGIEPSGGEQQKMALARALYKDAPVIILDEPTAALDPVAEYEIYKQFNSLIQDKTAFYISHRLSSCRFCDHIAVFSEGRVAEYGTHDELVNIPDGVYAAMFEAQAQYYR; encoded by the coding sequence ATGAAAAAGCTGAAAGAAATCATCCGCCTCATGTTCCCGGTGGCCGCGAAGCGGTTTCCGCTGTTCTTCCCCCTGGAGGCCCTGAAAACTCTTTGTGATATCCTGATGCCCTTCATCGCCATCTTCGTTACCCCGCTGATTGTCGATGAGCTGGTCGGCGGAAAGGATCTGACCCGCCTGTTCGTCTATGCAGGCATCCTCATCCTCGGCGAATGCCTGCTGACCGTCATCCGCCAGCTTTCCGTCAATCAGCTGGGCAAGTACAAGGAACGGCTGGACAACTATTTCACCCGGCTGATCAGCGAGCATGCCATGGGCCTTGATTACCAGCTGACTGAAGACAAGAAGCTCCTGGACCAGCTGGAAAAGACCAACACCGGCATGAGCTGGTATTCCGAAGGCGTTTACGGCATTTCCGAGCAGATCTTTTCCTTCATCGGCAATGCTGTCAAAATCGTCGGCCTGGTCACGGTCATCGCGTTGCACACGCCGCTGCTGCTGGCAGTGATCCTGTTGTGCGTCTGCCTGAACGCGTACCTGATGCGGCTGAGCAGCAAGGTGGAACTGAAGGCCTTTGAAAGGCTTTCCAAAGTGAACCGCATGTTCGGTTATTACGGCTGGGAAATGGTGGACTTCCGCTACGGCAAGGATATCCGCCTGTACGACGCCTCCGGCATGCTGCTGAACAAATGGGACGGTTTCAGTGAGGAAAGCTATCAGGGCTGGAAATGGCAGGCTGATACCACCCGGAAATATTCCCTGATCCAGGGCGCTCTTGCTGTCTTTCAGACTGCTTTCACCTATGGCTATACCGCGCTGAAGACCATCGGCGGCGTCTTCTCCCTGGGTATCTTTACCCAGATGGTCTCCGCGGCCGAATCCCTGTTCAACACGCTGGGCGGTATTGCGTCCAACATCACGGACCTGCTGAAGAAAACAAACTACGCCTATGAATACGTTATCTTTATGAACTATCCCCAGGCCATGCCCAAGGGTGATAAGCCCGTCCAGGCTGGAGAACACCGGATTGAGTTCCGCAACGTCTCCTTCGCCTATCCGGGCACGGAGAAAAAGGTGCTCGACGGCGTCAACCTGACCGTGGAAAAGGGTGAACGCCTGTCCATCGTCGGCCTGAACGGTGCCGGCAAAACCACCCTTATCAAGCTCCTCTGCCGCCTCTATGACCCCACAGACGGGCAGATCCTCCTGGACGGCACCGACATCCGTGAATACGATTATGACCAGTATATGAAGCAGTTTTCCCCCGTCTTCCAGGACTTCAGGCTCTTCGGTTTCACCGTCAGCGAAAACGTCACCCTGAAGGGCCGGGAAAACATGGACGAAAAAGACCGGCTCCGTGTTTCAGATCTGCTGAAACAGGCCGGTCTGGAAAAGTTTGCGGATAAACTGGAGAGCGGCGAGGATGCCAAGCTCTTCAAGTATATGGAGGAAGACGGCATCGAGCCCTCCGGCGGCGAGCAGCAGAAGATGGCCCTGGCCCGTGCCCTGTACAAGGACGCGCCGGTCATCATCCTGGACGAGCCCACAGCCGCCCTGGATCCCGTAGCCGAGTATGAGATCTATAAGCAGTTCAACTCCCTGATCCAGGATAAAACCGCCTTCTATATCTCCCACCGGCTTTCTTCCTGCCGCTTCTGCGATCACATCGCCGTGTTCTCGGAAGGCCGGGTGGCGGAATACGGCACCCATGATGAGCTGGTGAACATCCCGGATGGCGTCTACGCCGCCATGTTCGAGGCCCAGGCGCAGTACTACCGGTAA
- a CDS encoding NlpC/P60 family protein — MKSLFSARRCWFAAILTAVLLLLAGIALADGPHTVMLKCGGNGFVGTDKKGTQKSIVIDPATSVSTEDDEETYTLEELKNLPGFELRGAALRFTVSSFFGDELRYTLVCGKTFAEPQKVMTGRNLWDVTDVISAWLEDRKTELKISPVYKQGPWGMRIQDGTVYLQLNFTTSAKLPDFPRDKVQTGLIFESSLSMLEEGNTFVAHYDETAGSLMQVSLPLGVPYYYAGGTEDKFLRRFFPSTTTRYYREDHMYLCGLDCVGMTHLIYEKCGLERHPSISDLLRHGIGHDLMVNNDPMKWSAFMKPGDLVAVKHGTFHIMMYLGTLRQFGWTEKNAGEALPLLDAPLVIHCGGSPFYYERYQKYIEEQGYRNTLPPDGGVTVSVIMETNLDAPHSMDVSWGKHFGWYVIDNQPLLVFPLDDCTDMAWYGPEK; from the coding sequence ATGAAAAGCCTGTTTTCTGCCCGTCGCTGCTGGTTTGCAGCGATATTGACAGCAGTACTGCTTTTGCTGGCCGGGATCGCGCTGGCGGACGGTCCACATACGGTGATGCTGAAATGCGGCGGAAACGGCTTTGTGGGCACGGATAAAAAGGGCACCCAGAAAAGCATTGTGATTGATCCGGCCACCAGCGTCTCCACAGAGGATGATGAGGAAACCTATACGCTGGAAGAGCTGAAGAACCTGCCGGGCTTTGAGCTGCGGGGCGCCGCGCTGCGCTTTACGGTCAGCAGCTTTTTCGGAGATGAGCTGCGATATACGCTGGTGTGCGGAAAGACCTTTGCGGAGCCCCAGAAGGTGATGACCGGACGGAACCTGTGGGACGTGACGGACGTGATTTCTGCCTGGCTGGAGGACAGGAAAACGGAGCTGAAGATCAGCCCCGTATACAAGCAGGGCCCCTGGGGCATGAGGATCCAGGACGGGACTGTTTACCTGCAGCTGAACTTTACCACATCGGCAAAGCTGCCGGATTTCCCGCGGGACAAGGTGCAGACCGGCCTGATCTTTGAATCCAGCCTGAGCATGCTGGAAGAGGGAAACACCTTTGTGGCGCACTATGACGAAACGGCGGGCAGCCTGATGCAGGTGTCCCTGCCGCTGGGCGTGCCTTACTATTATGCCGGGGGCACCGAGGACAAGTTCCTCAGGCGGTTTTTCCCCAGCACGACCACGCGCTATTACCGGGAAGACCACATGTACCTGTGCGGTCTGGACTGTGTGGGCATGACGCACCTGATCTACGAAAAATGCGGACTGGAGCGGCATCCGTCCATCTCGGACCTGCTGCGCCATGGCATTGGCCATGACCTGATGGTTAATAACGATCCGATGAAATGGTCGGCGTTCATGAAGCCAGGTGATCTCGTCGCGGTGAAGCACGGCACCTTCCATATCATGATGTACCTGGGGACGCTGCGGCAGTTCGGCTGGACAGAAAAAAACGCAGGGGAAGCGCTTCCCCTGCTGGATGCTCCGCTGGTGATCCATTGCGGAGGCAGCCCGTTCTACTATGAACGGTATCAGAAATACATTGAGGAACAGGGCTACAGGAACACCCTGCCGCCGGACGGTGGCGTGACGGTTTCCGTGATCATGGAAACCAACCTGGACGCCCCGCACAGTATGGATGTTTCCTGGGGAAAGCATTTCGGCTGGTATGTGATCGACAACCAACCCCTGCTGGTTTTCCCGCTGGACGACTGCACGGACATGGCCTGGTACGGACCGGAAAAGTAA